A stretch of Sphingorhabdus sp. YGSMI21 DNA encodes these proteins:
- the recJ gene encoding single-stranded-DNA-specific exonuclease RecJ has protein sequence MSAVLNVEKSLSGQSWRWRSTSADARDPGFQPDDLVTQLLLARGASRETLAVNRDPTIRGFMPDPSVFQDMDVAADRLALAIKNQEKVTIFGDYDVDGATSAALLIRLLRDLGLEAGYYIPDRLMEGYGPSGEALVKLGEQGSNLVVTVDCGAMAFEALDMAHKAGVEVIVVDHHKCAVELPKALALVNPNRLDESDAGAEHGHLAAVGMAFLLGAALVRTLRNQGFFKGRAEPKLLELLDIVALGTVADVAQLRGLNRAFVAQGIKVLAGRQNIGLSALIDASRLKRAPICSDLGFALGPRINAGGRVGKSDLGVRLLITQDPEEARSIAAELDHLNQERRAIEAHVLEEAEAMCTAQQNQAVAVLSAKGWHPGVIGIVAGRIKEKLNRPAIIIALDEEGIGKGSGRSVSGVDLGAAIIAAKDSGLLIAGGGHAMAAGVTVAADKVDAFSEFLNDRLADSVGKAQDGKALLLDAVLSPKGVNPTMVEAMDGAGPYGMGWPAPRIATGPVRIIKCDIVGTDHVRMIVGGDDGASIKTIAFRAAESDLGQTLLNAPRGRKLWIAGRAKIDDWGSRPSAEIHLEDAAWAD, from the coding sequence ATGAGTGCAGTATTGAATGTAGAAAAATCCCTGTCCGGCCAGAGCTGGCGCTGGCGCAGCACCAGCGCCGACGCGCGCGATCCGGGTTTCCAGCCCGATGACCTGGTCACCCAGCTGCTGCTCGCGCGCGGCGCCAGCCGGGAAACGCTCGCGGTCAACCGCGATCCGACGATCCGCGGCTTCATGCCCGATCCCTCGGTTTTTCAGGATATGGATGTGGCGGCGGACCGCCTGGCCCTCGCCATCAAGAATCAGGAAAAGGTCACGATATTCGGCGATTATGACGTCGATGGCGCGACCAGCGCCGCCTTGCTCATACGCCTGTTGAGAGACCTCGGGCTGGAAGCGGGCTATTATATCCCGGACCGGCTGATGGAGGGCTATGGCCCGTCGGGCGAGGCTTTGGTGAAGCTCGGCGAGCAGGGCAGCAATCTGGTGGTTACCGTCGATTGCGGGGCAATGGCTTTTGAAGCACTGGACATGGCGCACAAAGCCGGTGTCGAGGTGATTGTCGTCGACCATCACAAATGCGCGGTGGAGCTGCCCAAGGCGCTGGCTCTGGTCAATCCCAACCGGCTCGACGAGAGCGACGCCGGCGCGGAACATGGCCATCTCGCCGCCGTTGGCATGGCCTTTCTGCTCGGCGCGGCACTGGTCCGGACGTTGCGCAACCAGGGTTTTTTCAAGGGGCGGGCCGAACCGAAACTGCTCGAGCTGCTCGATATTGTGGCTTTGGGTACGGTCGCCGATGTCGCGCAACTGCGCGGCCTAAACCGCGCCTTTGTCGCGCAGGGCATCAAGGTGCTGGCCGGACGGCAGAATATCGGTCTGTCGGCGCTGATCGACGCCAGCCGGCTGAAGCGCGCGCCGATCTGCTCGGATCTCGGCTTTGCTTTGGGTCCCCGGATCAATGCCGGCGGACGGGTCGGTAAATCCGATCTCGGCGTCCGTCTGCTGATCACGCAGGACCCGGAGGAAGCCCGGAGCATCGCCGCCGAGCTCGACCATCTCAATCAGGAGCGCCGGGCGATCGAGGCCCATGTACTGGAGGAAGCCGAAGCCATGTGCACCGCCCAGCAGAACCAGGCGGTGGCGGTGCTCTCGGCTAAGGGCTGGCATCCCGGCGTCATCGGCATCGTTGCCGGGCGGATCAAGGAGAAGCTGAACCGGCCGGCGATCATCATCGCGCTGGACGAAGAGGGCATCGGCAAGGGATCGGGCCGTTCGGTTTCGGGCGTTGATCTGGGCGCTGCGATCATCGCGGCCAAGGACAGCGGCTTGCTGATCGCCGGTGGCGGTCACGCCATGGCGGCGGGCGTCACGGTCGCGGCGGACAAGGTCGACGCCTTTTCCGAATTTCTCAACGACCGGCTCGCCGACAGTGTCGGCAAGGCACAGGATGGCAAGGCGCTGCTGCTCGACGCAGTGCTCTCGCCCAAAGGCGTCAATCCGACGATGGTCGAGGCGATGGACGGAGCCGGTCCCTATGGCATGGGCTGGCCCGCGCCGCGGATCGCCACCGGCCCGGTGCGAATCATCAAATGCGATATTGTCGGAACCGACCATGTCCGGATGATCGTCGGCGGCGATGACGGCGCGTCGATCAAGACCATCGCCTTTCGCGCGGCGGAGAGCGATCTTGGCCAGACGCTGCTCAACGCGCCGAGAGGACGGAAATTGTGGATAGCCGGCCGCGCCAAGATCGATGACTGGGGCAGCCGCCCGTCAGCGGAAATCCATCTGGAAGATGCCGCCTGGGCCGATTGA
- a CDS encoding NAD(P)H-dependent oxidoreductase translates to MKKLLIVYYSYTGGTAQMVEAAATAGQGEDGIEIDVLRAEDCQPEHMLSADGYIFATPENLAAIAGVMKAFFDRCYYPLLGKIEGRPYAAMICAGSDGENAKTQLERIATGWRLKKVIDSLIICTHAQTEEQILAPKMISEADRQRCAETGATLSAGLAMGIF, encoded by the coding sequence ATGAAAAAGCTTCTGATCGTCTATTACAGCTATACCGGCGGCACCGCGCAGATGGTCGAGGCCGCGGCCACGGCCGGGCAGGGTGAGGATGGCATCGAAATAGACGTCCTGCGCGCGGAAGACTGCCAGCCGGAGCATATGCTGTCCGCCGACGGCTATATTTTCGCGACGCCGGAAAATCTGGCGGCGATTGCCGGGGTGATGAAGGCTTTTTTCGATCGCTGCTATTATCCCCTGCTCGGCAAGATCGAAGGCCGCCCCTATGCCGCGATGATCTGCGCCGGATCGGATGGCGAGAATGCAAAGACACAGCTGGAACGCATCGCCACAGGCTGGCGGCTCAAGAAAGTCATCGACAGCCTGATCATCTGCACCCATGCGCAGACCGAAGAGCAGATATTGGCACCGAAAATGATTTCCGAAGCCGACCGCCAGCGATGTGCCGAAACGGGTGCGACGTTGTCAGCGGGCCTCGCCATGGGTATATTCTAG
- a CDS encoding uracil-DNA glycosylase family protein, with amino-acid sequence MTSRPPDALAGLLDEIRACTICAGLPLGPKPLVQADSSARILLVGQAPGSKTHEKGRPFDDVSGKRLRDWLGVTEAQFYDPRLFAIVPMGFCFPGTGKGGDMPPRAECAPAWRKPLLEALPNIKLTLVLGQYAMNWHLGERKSRTLTETVKRWQEFWPDHLPLPHPSPRNIRWFKANPWFETDVIPVLQDRVRELI; translated from the coding sequence ATGACGAGCCGACCACCCGACGCGCTGGCCGGCCTGCTGGACGAAATCCGCGCCTGCACGATTTGCGCCGGCCTGCCGCTCGGTCCCAAACCATTGGTGCAGGCGGACAGCAGCGCGCGGATCCTGCTGGTCGGGCAGGCGCCGGGCAGCAAGACTCATGAGAAAGGCCGTCCGTTCGACGATGTCAGCGGCAAGCGGCTGCGCGACTGGCTGGGCGTGACCGAGGCACAATTTTACGACCCGCGCCTGTTCGCGATCGTGCCGATGGGATTCTGCTTTCCCGGCACCGGCAAGGGCGGCGACATGCCGCCACGAGCGGAATGCGCGCCGGCCTGGCGCAAGCCGCTATTGGAGGCGTTGCCGAACATCAAGCTGACGCTGGTACTTGGCCAATATGCGATGAACTGGCATCTGGGAGAGCGCAAATCCCGCACGCTCACCGAAACGGTCAAACGCTGGCAGGAATTCTGGCCGGACCACTTGCCCCTGCCCCATCCCAGCCCGCGCAATATCCGCTGGTTCAAGGCCAATCCCTGGTTCGAGACAGATGTGATACCGGTGTTGCAGGATCGCGTGCGCGAACTGATCTAG
- a CDS encoding alpha/beta hydrolase, whose product MTIGSLPSPKRIAARARWAILALPWLIAGCVTPVEYGDIAHSAYVAPERCNPKPDDAADAGDKPFFFVTSRLPDCLTENIRLLHHRGDKVRYGRFAGPQEVEREPGKTTRSIPFGFSDSQQWWANLAARMQAADGRVLLYVHGYRETFFTSSRDTDQIVRLTGFTGPAIQYSWPSQGALFKYPVDETNMYWDERNFRKFLMQLAQLETTKEIVLISHSLGARLVLPSVEYVDRNVSTSDSSVISNIILVSPDVDTQDFERDIAEEILSDRRVRNDRRITVYASIKDRALSLSDDIHGYPRLGYPRCFSPFEAAELEARGLPERCYAAHPKYAEAVDKAALTIIDTTAVSRGRTGHSNYLQSAPACRDFAAVVKGVRKPDGRDPTHLGHVFVLPPIAKDEKPDHLAICRRKE is encoded by the coding sequence ATGACCATCGGGAGCCTGCCGTCGCCGAAGCGTATCGCGGCCAGGGCCAGATGGGCGATTCTTGCTTTGCCCTGGCTGATTGCCGGATGCGTGACGCCGGTGGAATATGGGGACATAGCCCATTCCGCCTATGTCGCCCCGGAGCGGTGCAATCCCAAGCCGGATGATGCGGCCGATGCTGGTGACAAGCCGTTTTTCTTTGTCACCAGCCGGCTGCCCGACTGCCTGACCGAAAATATCCGCCTGCTGCACCATCGCGGCGACAAGGTCCGCTATGGCCGCTTTGCCGGACCGCAGGAGGTCGAGCGGGAGCCCGGCAAGACAACCCGCAGCATCCCGTTCGGCTTTTCCGATTCGCAACAATGGTGGGCCAATCTGGCCGCCAGGATGCAGGCAGCGGACGGCCGCGTGCTGCTCTACGTCCACGGCTATCGGGAAACTTTTTTCACCAGTTCGCGCGACACCGACCAGATCGTCCGGCTGACCGGTTTCACCGGTCCGGCTATCCAGTATAGCTGGCCGTCGCAGGGCGCCCTGTTCAAATATCCGGTGGACGAAACCAACATGTACTGGGACGAGCGCAATTTCCGCAAATTCCTGATGCAGCTGGCGCAGCTGGAGACGACAAAGGAAATCGTGCTGATTTCCCACTCGCTCGGCGCACGGCTGGTACTGCCCTCGGTGGAATATGTCGACCGCAATGTTTCGACCAGCGATTCGAGCGTCATTTCGAATATCATCCTCGTCTCGCCGGACGTCGACACCCAGGATTTCGAGCGCGATATTGCCGAGGAAATATTGTCCGACCGGCGGGTGCGCAACGACAGGCGAATCACCGTTTACGCATCGATCAAGGATCGCGCCCTGTCGCTGTCCGATGATATTCACGGCTATCCCCGGCTGGGCTATCCGCGCTGCTTCAGTCCGTTCGAGGCAGCGGAACTCGAAGCCCGCGGCCTGCCCGAGCGCTGCTATGCGGCGCATCCGAAATATGCCGAAGCGGTCGACAAGGCGGCGCTTACCATCATCGACACGACCGCCGTCAGCCGGGGCCGCACCGGCCACAGCAACTATCTGCAAAGCGCGCCAGCCTGCCGCGATTTCGCCGCTGTCGTCAAAGGCGTGAGGAAACCGGACGGGCGGGATCCGACCCATCTCGGCCATGTCTTCGTCCTGCCGCCGATTGCCAAGGACGAGAAGCCCGACCATCTGGCGATTTGCCGCCGCAAGGAATGA
- the glpX gene encoding class II fructose-bisphosphatase, whose translation MPQASDILDRVLVMEMVRVTEAAAISAANLIGRGDEKAADAAAVEAMRAALNELDICGTVVIGEGERDEAPMLFIGEKVGRGCEGEAPAIDIALDPLEGTTITAKAGANALAVLAIAEKGNLLNAPDVYMDKLAVGPGYSPDIIDLNKSVTENVSAVAKEKGVEPAEIIVCVLDRPRHDKIIAELREIGCGIMLIPDGDVAGVIATTDEDTTVDMYMGSGGAPEGVLAAAALRCVGGQFKGRLLFRNDDERQRAYKWGIEDLDKVYDLKELAKGDVIFAATGVTHGSLLEGVKKLRGGKMTTESVVMRASSGTVRWVKSEHREN comes from the coding sequence ATGCCACAAGCAAGCGACATATTGGACCGCGTACTGGTCATGGAAATGGTACGCGTTACCGAAGCAGCCGCCATATCGGCCGCCAATCTGATTGGCCGCGGCGACGAGAAAGCGGCCGATGCCGCTGCCGTCGAAGCGATGCGCGCGGCGCTGAACGAGCTGGATATCTGCGGCACGGTCGTGATCGGCGAAGGCGAACGCGACGAGGCACCGATGCTGTTTATCGGCGAGAAGGTCGGACGCGGCTGCGAAGGTGAAGCGCCTGCGATCGATATCGCGCTTGATCCTCTGGAAGGCACGACCATCACCGCCAAGGCAGGCGCCAATGCGCTGGCCGTTCTGGCCATTGCAGAAAAGGGCAATCTGCTGAACGCGCCTGACGTCTATATGGACAAGCTTGCGGTCGGCCCCGGCTATTCGCCCGATATTATCGATCTCAACAAGTCGGTGACAGAGAATGTCTCTGCCGTTGCCAAGGAAAAGGGCGTCGAACCGGCCGAAATCATCGTCTGCGTTCTGGATCGTCCGCGGCACGACAAAATCATCGCCGAACTCCGCGAAATCGGATGCGGCATCATGCTGATCCCGGACGGTGATGTTGCCGGCGTGATCGCAACGACCGACGAAGACACGACTGTCGACATGTATATGGGCAGCGGCGGAGCGCCCGAAGGCGTGCTCGCGGCAGCCGCGCTGCGCTGCGTCGGCGGCCAGTTCAAGGGCCGTCTGCTATTCCGCAACGACGACGAGCGCCAGCGCGCCTATAAATGGGGCATCGAGGATCTCGACAAGGTCTATGACCTGAAGGAACTGGCCAAGGGCGATGTGATCTTTGCCGCGACCGGCGTGACCCACGGTTCGCTGCTGGAAGGCGTCAAGAAATTGCGCGGCGGCAAGATGACCACGGAAAGTGTTGTTATGCGCGCCTCCTCCGGCACCGTGCGCTGGGTGAAGAGCGAGCATCGCGAAAACTGA
- a CDS encoding homoserine dehydrogenase, whose amino-acid sequence MTAPLRIALAGLGTVGTGVIRLIEENGAMITQRAGRPIVVTAVSARDRDRDRGVDLAPYIWCDKTEDLASQNDVDCVVELIGGSDGTALDLARKSLAAGKSFVTANKAMIAHHGMELAQAAENSNLSLRYEAAVAGGIPVIKGLRDGASANRIERVYGILNGTCNYILTAMEKHGHAFDDVLKEAQEIGYAEADPSFDIDGVDAAHKLAILAALSFGKALDFDGVEIDGIRHIMAADIGQAKALGYRIRLLGMARIDDGKLFQRVNPYLVPESHPLAHIEGSTNAVVAEGNFSGRLMFQGAGAGEGPTASAVVADLIDIARGDAGTVFAAPASKMEPCERAESGNRIGKSYVRFIVADKPGVLAEITAAMRDANVSIESLIQTAKTDEGSVLISMVTHDSRERNVSESLAALSSSTSLQAEPVVMHLLSDQD is encoded by the coding sequence ATGACTGCTCCGCTACGCATCGCGCTCGCCGGACTGGGTACCGTCGGCACCGGCGTCATCCGGCTCATTGAAGAAAATGGCGCCATGATCACGCAACGGGCCGGTCGTCCGATCGTGGTAACCGCCGTTTCTGCCCGCGACCGCGACCGCGACCGCGGCGTTGATCTGGCTCCCTATATATGGTGCGACAAAACCGAAGATCTTGCGTCGCAAAATGATGTCGATTGTGTGGTCGAACTGATCGGCGGATCGGACGGCACGGCGCTGGATCTTGCCCGCAAGAGCCTGGCCGCGGGCAAGTCGTTCGTCACCGCCAACAAGGCGATGATTGCCCATCACGGCATGGAACTGGCGCAGGCGGCGGAAAATTCGAATCTCTCGCTGCGCTATGAGGCCGCAGTGGCCGGCGGGATCCCGGTGATCAAGGGATTGCGCGATGGCGCCTCGGCCAACCGGATCGAGCGCGTCTATGGCATTCTTAATGGCACCTGCAATTATATCCTCACGGCGATGGAAAAACACGGGCACGCCTTTGACGATGTTCTGAAGGAAGCGCAGGAAATCGGCTATGCCGAAGCCGATCCCAGCTTTGACATCGACGGCGTCGATGCCGCCCACAAACTGGCCATCCTGGCGGCCTTGTCCTTTGGCAAGGCACTCGATTTTGACGGCGTGGAAATCGACGGCATTCGGCACATCATGGCGGCGGACATCGGTCAGGCCAAGGCTTTGGGCTATCGCATCCGCTTGCTCGGCATGGCCCGGATCGATGACGGAAAACTGTTCCAGCGGGTCAATCCCTATCTGGTCCCCGAAAGCCATCCGCTGGCCCATATCGAAGGCTCCACCAACGCGGTGGTCGCCGAGGGCAATTTCTCCGGTCGCCTGATGTTCCAGGGTGCCGGTGCCGGCGAAGGGCCGACCGCTTCCGCCGTCGTCGCTGATCTGATCGATATTGCGCGCGGCGATGCAGGGACCGTCTTTGCCGCACCAGCCAGCAAGATGGAGCCCTGCGAGCGCGCCGAGAGCGGCAACCGCATCGGCAAAAGCTATGTCCGCTTCATCGTGGCCGACAAGCCGGGCGTATTGGCCGAGATCACCGCCGCCATGCGCGATGCCAATGTGTCGATCGAAAGCCTGATCCAGACGGCCAAGACCGACGAGGGATCGGTGCTGATCTCCATGGTCACCCACGACAGCCGCGAACGGAATGTCTCGGAGAGCCTCGCGGCGCTTTCGAGCTCGACCAGCTTGCAGGCGGAACCGGTCGTGATGCATTTGCTGAGCGATCAGGACTGA
- a CDS encoding energy transducer TonB, whose product MAYADQEMSSNKIISIVLVVIIHLLLGYALVTGLAYTAVKKVATQLDMIDIDEEEPPEEPDEPPPPPPEQPIEPPPVVTPPPIVAPVVAPRPVIRTVPTAPPPPAPVVAPPAPPPAPPPPQRADPEPRGNPGNWANANDYPSRALREEREGTTRFRLTVGANGRVANCQITGSSGHADLDEAACKNLTRRARFRPSLDANGDPTTGYYSNAVRWQIPK is encoded by the coding sequence ATGGCTTATGCTGACCAAGAGATGAGTTCGAACAAGATCATATCGATCGTTCTTGTCGTAATCATTCACCTGTTACTTGGCTATGCGCTGGTCACTGGGCTAGCCTATACTGCCGTCAAGAAGGTTGCGACGCAGCTGGATATGATTGACATTGATGAAGAAGAACCACCGGAAGAGCCGGACGAACCGCCTCCACCGCCGCCAGAGCAGCCGATTGAGCCGCCTCCCGTAGTGACACCACCGCCCATCGTGGCTCCTGTGGTTGCACCGCGGCCGGTCATCCGGACCGTTCCGACGGCACCGCCGCCACCGGCACCGGTTGTTGCGCCTCCGGCACCGCCACCAGCTCCACCGCCACCACAGCGGGCGGATCCCGAGCCGCGTGGTAATCCGGGGAACTGGGCCAATGCGAATGACTATCCTTCGCGGGCACTGCGTGAAGAACGTGAAGGGACTACGCGTTTCCGGCTGACCGTCGGTGCGAATGGTCGGGTAGCCAATTGTCAGATCACAGGTTCCAGCGGCCACGCTGATCTTGACGAAGCTGCCTGTAAAAACCTGACACGGCGTGCGCGTTTCAGACCTTCTCTGGACGCGAACGGCGATCCTACGACTGGTTATTACTCCAACGCCGTCCGTTGGCAGATACCGAAATAA
- a CDS encoding MotA/TolQ/ExbB proton channel family protein, whose amino-acid sequence MLIEILAAAPVAPQNAFGFWEAMEQGGVIAWSVLAILTIMSVSSFYILFSKLFEQNKVMKQGAAMRSTFWRAGSLKEGAAKLDKNSAYRQIVDDAIKADADHAKLTDPVEAHDWLHGSIERSQDLIKSKLATGLPWLATVGATSPFIGLFGTVIGIYRALIKIGIAGQASIDAVAGPVGEALIMTALGLGVAVPAVLAYNWLQGRNKRISEQLAAFSNDVLGYMASDGGVKPVAKAAPAAKTAAKPAAPAAKK is encoded by the coding sequence ATGTTGATTGAAATTCTGGCCGCTGCACCGGTAGCACCACAAAACGCTTTCGGTTTTTGGGAAGCAATGGAACAGGGTGGTGTTATCGCCTGGTCTGTTCTGGCAATTCTGACGATCATGTCTGTTTCTTCTTTCTACATCCTGTTTTCGAAATTGTTCGAACAGAATAAGGTCATGAAGCAGGGCGCCGCGATGCGTTCGACTTTCTGGCGCGCCGGCAGCCTCAAGGAAGGCGCTGCCAAGCTCGACAAGAATTCCGCCTACCGTCAGATCGTCGACGACGCGATCAAGGCCGATGCCGACCACGCCAAGCTGACCGACCCGGTTGAAGCGCATGACTGGCTGCACGGATCGATCGAACGGTCGCAGGATCTGATCAAGTCCAAGCTCGCCACCGGCCTGCCATGGTTGGCAACCGTTGGTGCAACATCGCCGTTCATCGGTCTGTTCGGTACGGTTATCGGCATCTATCGCGCCCTGATCAAAATCGGCATCGCCGGCCAGGCTTCGATCGACGCCGTTGCTGGCCCGGTTGGTGAAGCACTGATCATGACCGCACTGGGTCTTGGTGTGGCTGTTCCTGCCGTTCTGGCGTACAACTGGCTGCAGGGACGCAACAAGCGTATCTCCGAACAGCTGGCTGCATTCTCCAATGACGTTCTCGGCTATATGGCTTCGGACGGCGGCGTTAAACCAGTTGCCAAAGCTGCTCCAGCTGCCAAGACTGCTGCGAAACCAGCTGCACCTGCTGCAAAGAAATAA
- a CDS encoding biopolymer transporter ExbD, with amino-acid sequence MAMNVGGGSGEETPLSDINTTPLVDVMLVLLIIFLIAVPVVIQTVELELPVLPFEVTTTKKENVLLSITTTDAAGRDPGEEGYSGATPGGNCRVYWGTSPVDSNELVRKAVKQLEDQIESFGGVENMTPEDMPEVHIRGDINTPYKCIGGAIYSMQRAGFAKVGFISTPIAVE; translated from the coding sequence ATGGCGATGAATGTTGGGGGCGGTAGCGGCGAGGAAACTCCTCTATCCGATATTAATACTACCCCGCTCGTGGACGTTATGCTGGTGCTGCTGATCATTTTTCTGATCGCTGTTCCCGTGGTTATCCAGACCGTAGAACTCGAACTTCCGGTACTTCCTTTCGAAGTCACCACGACGAAGAAAGAGAATGTGCTGCTGTCGATCACCACGACGGATGCCGCTGGACGCGATCCGGGCGAAGAGGGATATTCAGGCGCCACGCCGGGTGGAAACTGCCGCGTATATTGGGGCACCAGTCCGGTTGATTCCAACGAGCTGGTCCGCAAGGCGGTGAAGCAGCTGGAAGACCAGATTGAATCCTTTGGCGGCGTCGAGAATATGACACCGGAAGATATGCCGGAAGTTCACATCCGCGGCGACATCAACACGCCCTACAAGTGCATCGGCGGCGCTATCTATTCCATGCAGCGCGCCGGCTTCGCGAAAGTAGGCTTTATTTCCACACCGATCGCTGTCGAATAA
- a CDS encoding biopolymer transporter ExbD: MAMSGGKDDGEPMMEMNTTPLIDVLLVLLIMFIITIPVQTHAVKIDLPVADDSPQDQPIIDPVKNRLGITATNQIIWNDSPVSLNQVRQYLAQTKSMVPEPELQFQPDPLSAYLFTDSTLAVIKESGVSKFGFVGNEQYGSFNKASRPPN; encoded by the coding sequence ATGGCAATGAGTGGCGGAAAAGATGATGGCGAGCCAATGATGGAGATGAACACGACGCCGCTCATCGACGTCTTGTTGGTTCTTCTCATCATGTTCATCATTACAATCCCGGTGCAAACGCACGCGGTCAAAATCGATCTGCCGGTTGCAGATGATAGCCCGCAGGACCAACCGATCATCGATCCGGTCAAAAATCGCCTGGGGATTACGGCGACAAACCAGATCATCTGGAATGACAGTCCGGTTTCACTGAACCAGGTGCGGCAATATCTCGCCCAGACCAAATCGATGGTTCCGGAGCCGGAATTGCAGTTCCAGCCCGATCCGCTGAGCGCCTATCTGTTCACTGACAGCACGCTGGCAGTGATCAAGGAAAGCGGCGTCTCCAAATTCGGTTTTGTCGGCAACGAGCAATATGGCAGCTTCAACAAAGCGAGCCGTCCGCCGAACTAG